The nucleotide window TCTGCAGCTGACTTTGACGCGCAGCCGCTTTGAGTTAAAAACAGCATCGAACCAACCGATTGACGTCGATGTCTTTTTCCCGGTGCTGCACGGCCGCAACGGTGAAGACGGCAGCCTGCAGGGTATGTTTGAGCTCTTTCACATTCCGTTTGTCGGCTGCGGCCTGGACGCTTCTTTGCTTGGCATGGACAAAGCGCTCAGCCACCAGTTAGCTCAGCAGCACGGGATCGAAGTCAGTCCGTTTCAGGTCTTCAACAGCGCGGAATTGGATCAGAAACGGAGTCAGATTCAGCGTCTGAAGCTGCCCTGCTTCGTCAAGCCGGCGCGCGGCGGATCGTCGATCGGCATCACCAAAATTACCACCTGGGAAGAACTGGACAGCGCCTGTGCCGCAGCCGCAAAGCATGACTCACGGATTTTGATCGAGGAAGCCGTCGTGGGCGAAGAAATCGGCTGTTCCGTGCTGGAAACGGAAGAGGGGCTGGTTTTAGGAGCTGTCGACCGCATTCATCTCAACAGTGACTTCTTTGATTATGAAGAAAAATACGTCGATACGCATGCCGAGGTCGAATGTCCCGCGCCGCTGCCGGATTTTATCTCGGAACAAATGCGCCGCATGGCGCTCAGGCTCTGGGAGATTCACCATTGCCACGGTTTAGTGCGGGTCGATTG belongs to Holdemania massiliensis and includes:
- a CDS encoding D-alanine--D-alanine ligase family protein — its product is MTKKIKVAVLFGGCSDEYSVSLHSAAGVLRALDPQRYEMIQIGIDRQGDWFLTSASPAEIEADQWHQPENQRLQLTLTRSRFELKTASNQPIDVDVFFPVLHGRNGEDGSLQGMFELFHIPFVGCGLDASLLGMDKALSHQLAQQHGIEVSPFQVFNSAELDQKRSQIQRLKLPCFVKPARGGSSIGITKITTWEELDSACAAAAKHDSRILIEEAVVGEEIGCSVLETEEGLVLGAVDRIHLNSDFFDYEEKYVDTHAEVECPAPLPDFISEQMRRMALRLWEIHHCHGLVRVDCFLTGDQRIVFNEINTLPGMTATSRYPRMMAQAGITFEMILDTLIGEALRRSAKWTA